The Vannielia litorea genome segment CCTCTTTCCCCGCGCCGCCCCCGCGCCTATACCGCCTCAGACCCGTTCCGGAGGCCCCAATGCGCACAGCCAGCGTCACCCGTGAAACCGCGGAAACCGCGATCACCGTCGAGATCGACCTCGACGGAACCGGCAGCTACGACAACGCCACTGGCGTCGGTTTCTTCGACCACATGCTTGATCAACTGGCCCGCCACGCCCTGATCGACCTTAAGGTCTCGGCCAAAGGCGACCTGCACATCGACGATCACCACACCGTCGAGGACGTAGGCATCACGCTGGGCAAAGCGCTGACCGAAGCGATGGGCGACAAGCGCGGCATCACCCGTTATGGCGCGTGCCTGCTGCCGATGGACGATGCGCTCGTTCGGGCCGCACTCGATCTTTCGGGCCGCCCCTTCCTTGTGTGGAACGTCGACTTCCCCACCCAGAAGATCGGCACCTTCGATAATGAACTGGTGCGCGAGTTCTTTCAGGCCTTCGCGACCCACGGCGGGATCACGCTGCACGTCGATGCGCTGCACGGCTTCAACAGCCACCACATCGCCGAGGCCGCCTTCAAGGCAGCGGCGCGGGCCCTGCGGGATGCGCTGGAGGCCGACCCGCGCAAGGCTGATGCGATCCCCTCGACCAAGGGCACGCTCTGAGCGCGTGGGTCTGACCGTTTGCGAGAACGTCCTTACCGACCGGGGGTCGAAATACGCCGTCTCCGGCGGCCCGGCAGACTCCAAGGCTGATGTTCAGGCCCTTCTGAAAGAGCTGAAGCGCAACAAGAAATTCGCCAAGGCGACCCACAACACATGGGCGCTCCTTTTGCCGGACGGCCCGCTGAAGGGCGATGACGGCGAGGCGGGCGCGGGCATGGTGATCGTGCGGATGCTGGAGCGCGCCGGGCTCGAGAACCATCTGGTGATCGTCACCCGCTGGTTTGGCGGCACCCACCTCGGCGGCGACCGCTTTCGCCGGGTGCAGGATTGCGTTACCCATTATCTCGACCAGATGGAGGGTTAGCCCATGTCTCTCTTTTCAAAACTCTTCGGCGGCAAGAGCCAGCCCGCCGGCCCCGAGCCGGTCGATCACAAGGGCTTTTCCATCACGCCTTGCCCCGAGAAGGCGCCCGGCGGCTTTCGGATTGGCGCGATGATCGAGAAGGATGGCCAAAGCCACCACATGATCCGCGCCGATGTCATCGCCGATGAGACCGACGCGGTGGAGGCCAGCCTGCGCAAGGCCTGCCAGATGATCGACGAACAGGGCGAGCGGCTGTTCTGACCGGCCTGCTCAGCCGAGCGACACCGTCCGGCCAACATGCCAATCCCGCACATGCCACTCGATCTCGTAGGTGGTTGAATTGATGTGATTGCCGATCCCGATGATCTTGCCGTCATGCCCCTGCGGGTTGACGTAGAAGATGGTGATCCCGTTCGACTTGCCGATCTTACCCGATGAGGTGTGGTAGACATCGTGGCCACGATACTTGCTGGTGTGCGAGCGGTTCGGCTCTTGGAACTTGCCGTGAGGCACATGCTTGTTGGGGCCGCTGGTTGCCTTGCCGGCACCATCCATGAAGGCCGCAACAACGCTCTTGATGTTTGAGCCGCGCGACTTGCGCTCGCTGGCGCCCATGTCGAGCTTGCCGGCGATCCACTCTTCCATCTGTTCGGGGGAGAGAATGCCCATCGGGCCGGTGCCATCGGCATTCGCATGCCCCGACATTACAAGGGGATCATGTGTCATGATGCAGTCCTAATCGAGAAGTTCTGAAAATGGTGGACCTCCACCCTAACGCGACAGATGCCCTTACGTAAACCCGTCTCAATTTGCAGAAAGCTCGGCCTACGGCCCCGACTGCTCCAGCCGCCCGCCCTGCCGAACCTGCACCACGCGCTTTGCCTTTCCGGTGCGGTCGTCGGTCTCCACGTAGAGGCCACAGAGCGTGGCCTCTCCCATCGCGGGCTGAAACCGCCCCTTCGCCATGCCCGTCACGAACCGGCGCATCGGCTCGTCGGGCTCCATCCCGATGACCGAGTTGTAATCGCCGCACATGCCCGCATCGGCCTGAAATGCCGTGCCTTTCGGTAGCAGCTGGGCATCGCCCGTTGGGACATGGGTGTGGGTGCCGACCACCACGCTCGCGCGGCCATCGCAAAAATGGCCCATCCCCATTTTCTCCGAGGTGGCCTCGCAATGCATGTCGATCAGCGAGGCCTGCACCAGCCCGCCGGGCACGTGCGACTTCAGCACCGGCTCGATCGCCGAGAACGGATCGTCAAAGCAGCGCTTCATGAAGACCTGCCCCAGCACCTGCGCCACCAGCACCTTGCGCCCGCCCGGCGCGTCATAGACCCGGAAGCCCTTGCCCGGCGCGTCCTTGGCAAAGTTGATCGGCCGCAGCACCCGTGGCTCCGAGCCTATGAAACTGAGCATGTCTTTCTGGTCGAAGGCATGGTCGCCGAGGGTGATCACATCGGTCCCGGCCTCCAGCAGCGCCTTGGCATGCGCACCCGAGAGACCGGCCCCCGAGGTCGCGTTCTCGCCGTTGACCACCACAAAATCGAGCCGCCACGCCTCGCGCAGGCCCGGGAGCCGCTCGGCCACCGCCGTCCGGCCCGCGCGCCCCATTACATCGCCAAGAAAGAGTATACGCATGAGAAAGCCCTAAGCTGCATCGGGTCACAGGGCAAGATGCGGTGCATTGCCGGCAGGCGCGGAGGCTCTTTAGTTGCGCTCCGCCAGCCGTTTTTCGATCGCCTCGAGGCGGGCCAAAACCGTCTCGCGGTAGGCATCGGTTGCGGCCACGCTCTCCTCTTCATGGGCGGTCTGCATGGAGTTGACGACGAGGCCAACGATCAGGTTCACCACAGCGAAGGTGGTGACCATGATAAAGGGCACGAAGAAGGCCCAGGCCCAAGGATAGACCTCCATCACCGGACGGACGATGCCCATCGACCAGCTTTCTAGCGTCATGATCTGAAACAGCGTGTAGGCCGAGGTGCCCATGTCGCCGAACCAGTCGGGGAAGGCGGCGCCGAAGAGCGTGGTGGCAATGACCGCGCCCACATAGAACAGCAGCGCCATCAGCAGGAACACGCTGGCCATGCCCGGCAATGCGGTCAGAAAGGCCTCCACCACGCGACGCAGCCGTGGCGCGACAGAGATCACCCGCAGCACCCGGAGCACCCGCAGGGCGCGCAGTACCGAGAAACCGTGGCCCGACGGCACCAGCGCTACCGCCACCACCGCCAGATCGAACAGGTTCCATCCACCGCGGAAAAACGACCACCCCCGCGCGCAGAGCCGCGCTGCGATTTCGACGACGAAGATCGCAAGGCAGATCGTGTCGATGATGACAACGAGGCTGCCCACACGGCTCATCACTTCGGGCGAGGTTTCAAGGCCGAGTACGATGGCGTTGAGCACAATCACCCCGGTTATGGCACTTTGAACGTCGCCGCGGTCGAGGAAGGCGCCGAGGCGCTCACGGAAAGTCATATTCTGGGAGGGCTCCGACTGTTGTTAAGCCGTTACTTGGGGATGCGGCGAAGCAGGGTCAACCCGATGAGCGGCAAGGTCAGAAAGTCAGCACACCGGCTTCGGTCACGATCATGTCAAGCGGCGCATCTGTCGGTTCTTGCGGCAAAAACTCCGCTTCTTGGGCAGAGTAGGCAAAGCCGATGGCAAGCACCGGGCCGTCGCGGCGGAGCAGTTCGAGCGTCCGGTCGTAGAACCCACCGCCGTAGCCCAGCCGCGCACCCGCGCGGGTGAAGGAGACCAACGGAACCACGAGAATCTCAGGCCGCATCACCTCCCCGGTCGGCTCCGAGGTGCCAAACCGCGCCGCGACCATCTCTGCCCCCGGCTCCCAGAGCCGGAACACCAGCGGCGTTGCGGGCGCGGTGATGGTGGGCAGCCCCACCGGCCCATGTGCGGCGGCCTCTTCCAGCGCGGGCAGTGGGTCGATCTCGTCGCGCATCGCCATGTAGCCCGCGAGCGGCACGCCGCGATAGCCTGCCAATATCTCCGACAGATGCCCCGCCGCATGACCGGACCACTGCACATGGGCCTCGGCCCTCCGCGCGAGGGCAGCCGCCCGGGCGGCCTTTTTCTCTTCCGCGAGGCTCACAGCAGCATCACCGCCGCCAGACCGAGGAAGGCGAAGAAGCCCACCACATCGGTCACCGTGGTCACGAAGGCGCCGGAGGCCAGCGCAGGGTCGATATCGAACTTGTCGAGCAGCACCGGCACGAGGATGCCCGCAAGCCCGGCCACCAGCAGGTTGATGATCATCGCCAGCGCCAGCACCGCGCCGAGCATGGCGGTGTCGAACCAGAACCAGCCCACAAGCCCCATCAGCACCGCAAAGGCGAGCCCGTTGACGAGGCCCACCGCCGCCTCCCGCCGGATCACACGCCAGACGTTTGAGCCGGTAAGGTCCTTGGTGGCGATGGCCCGCACCGCCACGGTGAGCGATTGCGTGCCCGCATTGCCGCCCATCGAGGCGACGATGGGCATGAGCACCGCCAGCGCCACCAATTGCGCGATGACCGCCTCGAACTGGTCGATCACCAGTGAGGCGAGGATCGCGGTCACGAGGTTCACTGCCAGCCACGGAAAGCGCAGCTTTGTGGTCTCCCACACCGAGTCCGTCACCCGGCTTTCATCGCCCACACCAGCAAGGCGCAGCAGGTCTTCCTCGGCCTCGAGGTCGAGCACCGACATGGCGTCGTCGATTGTGATCACCCCCACGAGCCGGTCGGAATGGTCGACCACAGGCACCGAGATCAGGTGATACTGGTTGAAGGCATAGGCCACCTCGCCCTCGTCCTGATCCACCGGCACGGTGCGAAAGCTGTCTTCGGTGATATCACTCAGCAGGGTTGAACGCGGGCTGGCAAGGATGCGGCCCAGTGCGACATAGCCCACCGGGTGCATCTTCGGGTCGATCAGGATGACGTGGTAGAACTGCTCGGGCAGCTCCTGCCCCTCGGCCCGCATGAAATCGATCATCTGGCCCACGTCCCAATGCTCCGGCGCGCGCACCACCTCGCGCTGCATCAGGCGGCCGGCAGATTCCTCGGGCCATGAGAGCGCCTCTTCCACCGCGATCCGGTCGGCGGCAGGCAGCGCCTCCAGAATTGCTTCCTGCTGCTCTTCCTCGAGGTCTTCCACGAGGTCGACCACATCATCGGAGTCGAGCTCCCGCACCGCCTCTGTCAGCGCCTCGGGCGAGAGAGCGCCGATCACCTCTTCGCGGATGGTTTCGTCAAGTTCCGAGAGGATCTCGCCATCGACGTTCTCGCCCCACAGCAGGATCAGTTCGCGCCGCGGACCCTCCCCGATCTGTTCCAGAAGGTCGGCGATGTCGGCGGCATGGAGAGGGTCTAGCAGCTCCGAGAGCGTGCCGGTGTCATCGTTGAAGGTCGCCTCCAGCACCGCCTGCACGAAGGGCGTTTGCAGGCCGTATTCCTGCTCTTCGCGCTCCTCGGGGAGAGGCTCGGGGCGCTCGTCCTCCTCGGCGTCGGTGATCGGCTCTCGGCTCATCGGCGGGCCTCCTTCTAGGCGTCGCGGCCAACATATTGCACGTGCGAAAAGGCGCAAGGCGCAGCGGGGCGATTGCCGCGCCCCGCGTGAATTCGCCCTTGCGGCACTGCCCGCTGTCATTTCACGCATTTACCAAGGCGCGGGCGGCGCTTACGCTTGTCGCATGTCTGCTCCCGCCTCCCCCGACGCCGCCTCCGGTGCGGCTGCCGAGACCCTCCTGCTCGGGCAGATCCTTGATTTTACCGCTGACCCTTTCTCGAGCCCGCCCGAGGACTCCGCCCGCCACCTGAGCCGCGGCGGCATCGTCCTGCGCGGCGGTCGGATTACCGAGATCGGCCCGGCCGCCCGGCTGATCGAGAGCCACGCCTCCGCCCGACGGGTGGACTATGGCGCGGCCCTGCTCCTGCCCGGCTTCGTCGATGCCCATGCCCACTATCCCCAGACCGGCATCATCGCCTCATGGGGCAAACGGCTGATCGACTGGCTCGAGGGCTACACCTTTCCGGAAGAGAGCCGCTTTGGCGATGCGCTCTATGCGGCTACCATCGCGGGGCGCTACCTCGACCTCGCGATTGCCAACGGCACCACCACCATTGCCAGCTTCTGCACCTCGCACCCCGAAAGCGTGACGGCCTTCTTTCAGGCCGCCCAGGCGCGCGGCATGGCAGTGGTGGGCGGCAAGGTGGCGATGGACCGCAACGCCCCCGATGCGCTGAAAGACACCCCCGAGCGCGCTTATGACGAGAGCAAGGCGCTGCTGCAACGCTGGCACAAGCAGGGCCGCGCACGCTACGCCATCACGCCTCGGTTCACCCCCACCTCCACCGAGGCCCAGCTTGAGGCGATGGGCGCCCTCTGGGCCGAGCACCCGGACTGTGCCATGCAGACCCATCTCTCCGAACAGGTCGAGGAAATCGCTTGGGTGAAGGAGCTCTGCCCCGATGCCGAGGATTACCTCGCCACCTACGAGAAGCACCGGCTAATCGGCCCCGGCGCGCTCTTTGGCCACGCCATCCACCTGACAGACCGCGAGCGGGCACGGCTGGCGGAGAGCGGCTCGGCGGTGGTGCATTGCCCGACCTCCAACACCTTCATCGGCTCCGGCGTCTTCGATGCCGCCGGGTTGGTTGCGGGCGGTGTGGAGGTTGGGCTGGCCACCGACACCGGGGGCGGCTCTTCCTTTTCGATGCTGCGAACGATGGGCGCGGCCTATGAGATCAGCCAGCTCAACGGCGCGGTGCTGCACCCCGCCCACCTGCTCTGGCTCGCCACCACCGGCTCCGCCAAGGCGCTGAGAATGGAGGCCGAGGTGGGCACGCTCGCGCCCGGATCGGCCGCAGACATCATCGCGCTTGATCTTGCCTCGACCCCGGCCATTGCCCAACGTGCCGCCCGCGCCCGCGACATCTGGGAGGCGCTCTTTCCGACAATGATGATGGGGGATGACCGGGCGGTGAAGGCCGTTTGGGTCAACGGAGTCAGCCGCCGCTGACCGGGCGGGTCAGCAATTGGAAGCGAGGTTGAGCACCCACTTGTCGCCCGCCTTGCCGATGCCAAAAAACCTGACATCGCGCAAAAGCATGTTCTTGTCGTGCGCCTTGGAGCCGCGCCAGCCCTTCATCAGAGCGCTGACTGAAGGGTAACCGCCGGCGATATTCTCCGCCGTCGTGCCCGAGCAACCGCGCCGCTTCATCCGGCTCCGCGAAGAGCTGCCATCCCGCCCCTTGTGCGAGAAATAGCCCTTGCGCGCCATGTCGTTGGCGTGATCCGCCGCGGCCTTCACCAAACCCGGCGCAGCGACCAGCGGCGCACGGCCCTTGGAGGCGCGATAGGCGTTGAGCGCCGCGCCGAACTCTGCGGTCAGATCACTTGCCACCAGAAGCGGCGCGGGCGAAGAGGCACGATCTGGCACCTTGGCGTTCGCCGTCCCCGCAAGGATCAGAACGGCAAGAGCGGTCGCTAAACGTTTCATGGCGTGGTCTCCTGAGCTGCGCCCATCTGAGGGCAAGGCCGAAGGGCGGTCAACCGCTCTGGGTCACTCCGCCCGCATCAGGCGGGCGGTCGCCTTTGAGGCCTGTGCTGCGATGGCGCGTGCATCGGCCTGCACCAGTTCGCCGCCTTGCACCACCACGCGCCCCTCCACGAAGAGGTCACGCACCCGCTTTGGGCCGGCCAGAAGCAGCGCCGCCCGATCCCAGTTTCCAGCGGACTCGATGGTGCTCATGTCCCAGATCGCAAGATCGGCGCGAAAGCCGGAGCGGATCTGGCCCAGATGGCTGCCCCGACCGAGCACCTCCGCCCCACCGCGCGTGGCGATGCGCAGCGCCCCGCGGGCTGGCATTGCATCCGCCCCGTCTCGAACGCGGGCCACGAGCAAGGCCATACGCGCTTCGGCCACCAGATTGCCTGCGTCATTCGAGGCGGAGCCATCCACGCCCAGCCCCACTGGCACGCCGGCATCCCGCATCGCTCGCACCGGCGCGATGCCCGAGCCGAGGCGGCAATTGGAACAAGGGCAATGGGCCACGCCGGTCTTGGTATGGGCGAACAGGTTGATCTCGCCCGCGTCCAGCTTCACGCAATGGGCATGCCACACATCCTCGCCGACCCAGCCCAGCTCCTCGGAATATTGCCCCGGACGGCAACCAAAGTTGGCCTCCGAATAGGCGATGTCTTCCTCGTTCTCAGCCAGATGGGTGTGCAGCCGCACCCCCTTTTCGCGGGCCAACAGCGCCGCGTCGCGCATCAACTCCCGGCTCACCGAAAACGGAGAACACGGCGCGAGGCCGACTTGTACCATC includes the following:
- the hisB gene encoding imidazoleglycerol-phosphate dehydratase HisB, whose translation is MRTASVTRETAETAITVEIDLDGTGSYDNATGVGFFDHMLDQLARHALIDLKVSAKGDLHIDDHHTVEDVGITLGKALTEAMGDKRGITRYGACLLPMDDALVRAALDLSGRPFLVWNVDFPTQKIGTFDNELVREFFQAFATHGGITLHVDALHGFNSHHIAEAAFKAAARALRDALEADPRKADAIPSTKGTL
- a CDS encoding YigZ family protein; this encodes MTVCENVLTDRGSKYAVSGGPADSKADVQALLKELKRNKKFAKATHNTWALLLPDGPLKGDDGEAGAGMVIVRMLERAGLENHLVIVTRWFGGTHLGGDRFRRVQDCVTHYLDQMEG
- a CDS encoding HlyU family transcriptional regulator, giving the protein MSLFSKLFGGKSQPAGPEPVDHKGFSITPCPEKAPGGFRIGAMIEKDGQSHHMIRADVIADETDAVEASLRKACQMIDEQGERLF
- a CDS encoding YmdB family metallophosphoesterase, whose translation is MRILFLGDVMGRAGRTAVAERLPGLREAWRLDFVVVNGENATSGAGLSGAHAKALLEAGTDVITLGDHAFDQKDMLSFIGSEPRVLRPINFAKDAPGKGFRVYDAPGGRKVLVAQVLGQVFMKRCFDDPFSAIEPVLKSHVPGGLVQASLIDMHCEATSEKMGMGHFCDGRASVVVGTHTHVPTGDAQLLPKGTAFQADAGMCGDYNSVIGMEPDEPMRRFVTGMAKGRFQPAMGEATLCGLYVETDDRTGKAKRVVQVRQGGRLEQSGP
- a CDS encoding ion transporter, whose product is MTFRERLGAFLDRGDVQSAITGVIVLNAIVLGLETSPEVMSRVGSLVVIIDTICLAIFVVEIAARLCARGWSFFRGGWNLFDLAVVAVALVPSGHGFSVLRALRVLRVLRVISVAPRLRRVVEAFLTALPGMASVFLLMALLFYVGAVIATTLFGAAFPDWFGDMGTSAYTLFQIMTLESWSMGIVRPVMEVYPWAWAFFVPFIMVTTFAVVNLIVGLVVNSMQTAHEEESVAATDAYRETVLARLEAIEKRLAERN
- a CDS encoding 5-formyltetrahydrofolate cyclo-ligase produces the protein MSLAEEKKAARAAALARRAEAHVQWSGHAAGHLSEILAGYRGVPLAGYMAMRDEIDPLPALEEAAAHGPVGLPTITAPATPLVFRLWEPGAEMVAARFGTSEPTGEVMRPEILVVPLVSFTRAGARLGYGGGFYDRTLELLRRDGPVLAIGFAYSAQEAEFLPQEPTDAPLDMIVTEAGVLTF
- the mgtE gene encoding magnesium transporter, with amino-acid sequence MSREPITDAEEDERPEPLPEEREEQEYGLQTPFVQAVLEATFNDDTGTLSELLDPLHAADIADLLEQIGEGPRRELILLWGENVDGEILSELDETIREEVIGALSPEALTEAVRELDSDDVVDLVEDLEEEQQEAILEALPAADRIAVEEALSWPEESAGRLMQREVVRAPEHWDVGQMIDFMRAEGQELPEQFYHVILIDPKMHPVGYVALGRILASPRSTLLSDITEDSFRTVPVDQDEGEVAYAFNQYHLISVPVVDHSDRLVGVITIDDAMSVLDLEAEEDLLRLAGVGDESRVTDSVWETTKLRFPWLAVNLVTAILASLVIDQFEAVIAQLVALAVLMPIVASMGGNAGTQSLTVAVRAIATKDLTGSNVWRVIRREAAVGLVNGLAFAVLMGLVGWFWFDTAMLGAVLALAMIINLLVAGLAGILVPVLLDKFDIDPALASGAFVTTVTDVVGFFAFLGLAAVMLL
- the guaD gene encoding guanine deaminase; this encodes MSAPASPDAASGAAAETLLLGQILDFTADPFSSPPEDSARHLSRGGIVLRGGRITEIGPAARLIESHASARRVDYGAALLLPGFVDAHAHYPQTGIIASWGKRLIDWLEGYTFPEESRFGDALYAATIAGRYLDLAIANGTTTIASFCTSHPESVTAFFQAAQARGMAVVGGKVAMDRNAPDALKDTPERAYDESKALLQRWHKQGRARYAITPRFTPTSTEAQLEAMGALWAEHPDCAMQTHLSEQVEEIAWVKELCPDAEDYLATYEKHRLIGPGALFGHAIHLTDRERARLAESGSAVVHCPTSNTFIGSGVFDAAGLVAGGVEVGLATDTGGGSSFSMLRTMGAAYEISQLNGAVLHPAHLLWLATTGSAKALRMEAEVGTLAPGSAADIIALDLASTPAIAQRAARARDIWEALFPTMMMGDDRAVKAVWVNGVSRR
- a CDS encoding CAP domain-containing protein; translated protein: MKRLATALAVLILAGTANAKVPDRASSPAPLLVASDLTAEFGAALNAYRASKGRAPLVAAPGLVKAAADHANDMARKGYFSHKGRDGSSSRSRMKRRGCSGTTAENIAGGYPSVSALMKGWRGSKAHDKNMLLRDVRFFGIGKAGDKWVLNLASNC
- a CDS encoding 8-oxoguanine deaminase; its protein translation is MTHRLIRGGHVLCMDDTGTEGELDVRLRGGVIDEIGPNLAPGDADVVNAEGCLVTPGLVNTHHHMFQSLTRAVPAGQDALLFGWLQALYPIWGRMTPDDIRLSAQLACAELALSGCSMSSDHLYLFPNGARLEDSIEGASKVGIRFLATRGSMSIGESKGGLPPDALVEDEAAILADSERVVQAFHDPSDAAMVQVGLAPCSPFSVSRELMRDAALLAREKGVRLHTHLAENEEDIAYSEANFGCRPGQYSEELGWVGEDVWHAHCVKLDAGEINLFAHTKTGVAHCPCSNCRLGSGIAPVRAMRDAGVPVGLGVDGSASNDAGNLVAEARMALLVARVRDGADAMPARGALRIATRGGAEVLGRGSHLGQIRSGFRADLAIWDMSTIESAGNWDRAALLLAGPKRVRDLFVEGRVVVQGGELVQADARAIAAQASKATARLMRAE